A stretch of Campylobacter showae DNA encodes these proteins:
- the metG gene encoding methionine--tRNA ligase: protein MNTTYITTPIYYVNDVPHIGHAYTTVIADTVARFARLKGDDTYFMTGTDEHGQKIEQAAAKKGYTPQAYADEISAKFRELWDKFEISYDHFIRTTDDYHKLTAQNAFLKMYQKGDIYKGEYEGYYCVSCESFFTQTQLLEDERCPDCGRPTNLVKEESYFFKLSKYQDALLKWYEENEDCIVPRGKKNEVVSFVKGGLRDLSITRTSFEWGIKLPASLNEPRHVMYVWLDALINYLSTLGYTRGDDKMNYWKGATHIVGKDILRFHAVYWPAFLMSLDLPLPRCVAAHGWWTRDGEKMSKSKGNVINPSEVADAYGLENFRYFMLREVPFGQDGDFSQKAMIERINSELSNDLGNLLSRIVGMSEKYSDFEIKGENLRKFYGEVLDSGNEYLQNAIKNLESFATNRYLEELFKALTLANASIAKFEPWNLMKSGKKDEANALVSLCANLLARVAVLLSPAMPRTCEKIAQTLGFEISTATYEKIILNNEILDFKAQKTQPLFPKIEKELMATAVPSVSEPAKTAAAPQEKSDAKIKIDDFKKCVIKVGTVLECSNIEGSEKLLKFKIDLGEEQPRQILSGIAKFYAPADLVGKQVCVLANLKPAKIFGHISEGMILSAEDGSLCLIAPMAAVKNGSEVG from the coding sequence ATGAACACGACTTATATTACGACTCCGATTTATTACGTAAACGACGTGCCGCACATCGGACACGCCTATACGACCGTGATCGCCGATACGGTAGCGAGATTTGCAAGGCTAAAGGGCGACGATACGTACTTTATGACGGGCACCGACGAGCACGGGCAAAAGATCGAGCAAGCCGCCGCAAAAAAAGGCTACACGCCGCAAGCCTATGCTGACGAGATAAGCGCTAAATTTAGGGAGCTGTGGGATAAATTTGAGATCAGCTACGATCATTTTATCCGCACGACCGACGACTATCATAAGCTTACGGCGCAAAACGCATTTCTTAAAATGTATCAAAAAGGCGATATTTACAAGGGCGAGTACGAGGGGTACTACTGCGTTAGCTGTGAGAGCTTTTTTACGCAGACGCAGCTTTTAGAGGACGAGAGGTGTCCTGACTGCGGTAGGCCGACAAATTTGGTAAAAGAGGAGAGCTATTTTTTCAAACTATCAAAATACCAAGACGCGCTGCTAAAATGGTACGAGGAGAACGAGGACTGTATCGTGCCACGCGGCAAGAAAAACGAGGTCGTGAGCTTCGTAAAAGGCGGCCTGCGCGATCTCTCGATCACGCGCACAAGCTTTGAGTGGGGTATCAAACTGCCTGCGAGCCTAAACGAACCAAGACACGTGATGTACGTTTGGCTGGATGCGCTCATAAACTATCTTAGCACGCTTGGCTACACGCGCGGCGATGATAAGATGAACTACTGGAAGGGTGCTACGCATATAGTCGGCAAGGATATTTTGCGCTTTCACGCAGTTTACTGGCCGGCGTTTTTGATGAGTCTTGATCTGCCGCTGCCTCGCTGCGTCGCCGCTCACGGCTGGTGGACGAGAGACGGCGAAAAGATGAGTAAAAGCAAGGGCAACGTCATCAACCCAAGCGAGGTCGCAGACGCGTACGGACTGGAAAATTTCCGCTATTTTATGCTGCGTGAAGTGCCGTTTGGTCAGGACGGCGACTTTTCGCAAAAGGCTATGATCGAGCGCATAAACTCCGAGCTTAGCAATGATTTGGGCAATCTTTTAAGCCGTATAGTCGGCATGAGCGAAAAATACTCGGACTTTGAGATAAAGGGCGAAAATTTACGCAAATTTTACGGCGAGGTTTTAGATAGCGGCAATGAATATCTGCAAAACGCTATCAAAAATTTAGAGAGTTTCGCCACAAACCGCTATCTTGAGGAGCTATTTAAAGCGCTAACGCTCGCAAACGCGAGCATAGCTAAATTTGAGCCGTGGAATCTAATGAAAAGCGGCAAAAAAGATGAAGCAAACGCACTCGTGTCGCTGTGTGCGAACCTGCTAGCTCGCGTGGCCGTGCTACTAAGCCCTGCGATGCCAAGAACCTGCGAAAAGATCGCGCAGACGCTAGGCTTTGAGATATCGACGGCCACTTATGAAAAAATCATCCTAAACAACGAAATTTTGGACTTTAAAGCGCAAAAAACGCAGCCGCTTTTCCCGAAAATCGAAAAAGAGCTGATGGCGACTGCGGTGCCGAGCGTGAGCGAACCTGCCAAAACCGCCGCCGCGCCGCAAGAAAAATCGGACGCGAAAATAAAAATCGACGACTTTAAAAAATGCGTCATAAAAGTAGGCACCGTGCTTGAGTGCTCAAATATCGAAGGCAGCGAGAAGTTGCTTAAATTTAAGATCGATCTGGGCGAAGAGCAACCGCGTCAAATTTTATCGGGGATTGCTAAATTTTACGCTCCGGCGGATCTCGTCGGCAAGCAGGTCTGCGTGCTGGCAAACCTAAAACCGGCTAAAATTTTCGGCCATATATCAGAGGGTATGATCCTTAGCGCCGAGGATGGATCGCTGTGTCTCATCGCGCCGATGGCTGCGGTCAAAAACGGCTCAGAAGTAGGCTAA
- a CDS encoding DNA alkylation repair protein, translating into MENGGLAVYFGENLAQILSQKIKAVYPKFDAQSYCYQIVKSTPNFGYSQRILAHANALNELLPPDFKRMAEILVAILGEENPNETGMFKHFYWTLPLAKYVEIYGLDDFETSMSAIEEITKRGTGEYAVRAFIKKYPQDSLKTMTQWARSSNFHLRRLASEGLRPKLPWASKLELFISDPSPVFAVLEILKEDEVRFVQRSVANNVADYLKVNFAATKELLVRWQSSPNKNTQQIIRHATRKIKI; encoded by the coding sequence ATGGAAAACGGCGGACTGGCGGTATATTTCGGAGAGAATTTGGCACAAATTTTATCGCAAAAGATAAAGGCGGTTTATCCTAAATTTGACGCGCAGAGCTATTGCTACCAAATCGTTAAAAGCACGCCAAATTTTGGATATTCGCAACGAATTTTGGCGCATGCAAACGCGCTAAATGAACTTTTGCCACCGGATTTTAAGCGCATGGCGGAGATTTTGGTCGCAATTTTAGGCGAAGAAAACCCGAACGAAACGGGCATGTTTAAGCACTTTTACTGGACTTTGCCGCTGGCAAAATACGTCGAAATTTACGGCCTGGACGACTTTGAAACCTCGATGAGCGCGATTGAGGAAATCACGAAGCGCGGCACGGGCGAGTATGCGGTGCGCGCCTTTATCAAAAAATATCCGCAAGACTCGCTCAAAACCATGACACAGTGGGCGCGCTCGTCAAATTTTCATCTGCGCAGGCTGGCGTCAGAGGGCCTACGACCAAAGCTACCGTGGGCTAGCAAGCTGGAGCTTTTCATTAGCGATCCGAGCCCGGTTTTTGCAGTACTGGAGATACTTAAAGAGGACGAGGTGCGCTTCGTGCAGCGCTCGGTCGCAAACAACGTCGCCGACTATCTAAAAGTAAATTTCGCCGCCACAAAAGAGCTGCTCGTGCGCTGGCAAAGCTCGCCAAACAAAAACACGCAACAAATAATCCGTCACGCGACGAGAAAGATCAAAATTTAG
- a CDS encoding phosphatidylserine decarboxylase, translating into MRGLVSRIFGFVAAVRFPRVLQTFINEKYVSGFKIDMSEFKEPKEYESLTALFTRELQRPRNFDVSPQAFISPSDGTCLERGVSKELKAISVKGHEYGIAELLGDSMDRSERDAELKYVNIYLSPRDYHRYHAPCDMRILSALYVPGELYSVAVSALLKVPNLYAKNERVVLKCELASGKKMWLVFVGALNVGKMKFDFDARIQTNACAGNVALYEYENLSAKKGEQLGMFELGSTILILSEQGAVKFDLAVEQKLKYGDKIGTIN; encoded by the coding sequence ATGAGGGGACTTGTTTCTAGGATATTCGGGTTTGTAGCGGCGGTTAGATTTCCGAGGGTTTTGCAAACATTTATCAATGAAAAATACGTAAGCGGCTTTAAAATCGACATGAGTGAGTTTAAAGAGCCAAAGGAGTACGAGAGCCTCACGGCGCTTTTTACCCGCGAGCTTCAGCGTCCGCGAAATTTCGACGTTTCACCGCAAGCCTTCATCAGTCCCAGCGACGGCACGTGCCTGGAGCGCGGAGTTAGCAAGGAGCTAAAGGCGATCAGCGTCAAGGGGCACGAGTACGGCATAGCTGAGCTTCTGGGCGATAGTATGGACCGCAGTGAGCGAGACGCCGAGCTAAAGTACGTAAATATTTATCTTAGCCCGCGCGACTATCACCGCTACCACGCGCCTTGCGATATGAGGATATTATCCGCGCTATACGTGCCTGGCGAGCTATATAGCGTGGCCGTTAGCGCGCTGCTAAAGGTGCCAAATCTTTACGCCAAAAATGAGCGCGTGGTGCTAAAATGCGAGCTTGCAAGCGGCAAAAAGATGTGGCTGGTCTTTGTCGGCGCGCTAAACGTGGGCAAGATGAAATTCGACTTTGACGCGCGCATACAGACTAACGCCTGCGCCGGTAACGTCGCGCTCTACGAATACGAAAATTTAAGCGCGAAAAAGGGCGAGCAGCTGGGGATGTTTGAGCTGGGCTCTACGATCCTCATCCTTAGCGAGCAGGGCGCGGTCAAATTTGATCTAGCAGTCGAGCAAAAGCTAAAATACGGCGACAAAATAGGAACTATCAACTAA
- the queC gene encoding 7-cyano-7-deazaguanine synthase QueC: protein MKKAVCIMSGGMDSTLCAVLAKRAGYEIIALHFDYGQRTMKREKLAFEQISERIGALKKVNLDASFIASIGGNALTDESLAIRKDGAKPDTPTTYVPFRNGIFISIAAALAEKEGAQALYIGIVEEDGSGYPDCTADFIGKIESAVNAGTSKDFSLRIVTPLVNLSKADIVRKSIEAGSPLELTWSCYEREDEACGECDSCRLRLRGFELAGEKDRIKYVNLK from the coding sequence GTGAAAAAAGCGGTTTGCATAATGAGCGGCGGCATGGACAGCACTCTGTGCGCCGTCCTCGCTAAACGCGCAGGCTACGAGATCATCGCGCTGCATTTTGACTACGGCCAGCGCACGATGAAGCGCGAAAAACTAGCGTTTGAGCAGATCAGCGAGCGTATCGGCGCGCTAAAAAAGGTAAATTTAGACGCTAGTTTCATAGCAAGTATCGGCGGCAACGCGCTAACGGACGAGAGCCTAGCCATCCGCAAAGACGGCGCCAAACCAGACACTCCTACCACCTACGTGCCGTTTCGCAACGGCATCTTTATCTCTATCGCTGCCGCGCTAGCCGAAAAAGAAGGCGCGCAGGCGCTATATATCGGCATCGTCGAGGAGGACGGCTCGGGCTACCCCGACTGCACGGCGGATTTTATCGGCAAGATAGAAAGCGCCGTAAACGCCGGCACCTCAAAGGACTTTAGCCTGCGCATCGTAACGCCGCTGGTAAATTTAAGCAAGGCTGACATCGTGCGAAAGTCGATTGAAGCGGGCTCGCCGCTAGAGCTAACCTGGAGCTGCTACGAGCGCGAGGACGAGGCCTGCGGCGAATGCGATAGCTGCCGCCTAAGACTGCGAGGATTTGAGCTGGCGGGCGAAAAAGATAGGATAAAATACGTAAATTTGAAGTAA
- a CDS encoding tetratricopeptide repeat protein, whose protein sequence is MIKQLLLLLFALNLALANLTSEGQTAYDAGDEQKAAQIWQKACEAGETRGCVRLGFLYQSGKGVEQDDAKASKFYEKACDAGELSGCDSLASLHQNSGEHAKAAAIFERACEKGFGLSCYNLAQIYEAGIGVALDESKALELYVKACERGYAVVCYYLGGMYADGAMGKNDEATKNSKNALKFYSLACEGKIYEACEALGRLYEDGEAGFAQDIKVARSYYDKACTANAYKCGGSERLDELYGGWAQYQSGQFEAAYELSKEACSRGVANGCAALGELYAKGLGGVRQDSELAVKFHEKACEGGFGASCAELGEMLSLGRGTKKDVPRALELFEKACLLWRLDACESLADAYFEGVDVPQDIPKAFNFYGIACYNGLKPACTNLGAIYEKGIGEVVKADANEAASLFGEACEAGDARGCLNLARRLENSDKKQAAVLRQKAQKLHEKECKAGLVKKCMEFKKSTNKGEKHEF, encoded by the coding sequence ATGATAAAACAGCTCTTACTACTGCTTTTTGCGCTAAATTTAGCTCTAGCAAATTTGACGAGCGAAGGTCAAACAGCCTACGACGCGGGCGATGAACAAAAAGCGGCTCAAATTTGGCAAAAAGCGTGCGAAGCAGGCGAGACGCGCGGCTGCGTAAGGCTTGGGTTTTTATACCAAAGCGGCAAAGGCGTGGAGCAAGATGACGCAAAGGCTAGCAAATTTTATGAAAAAGCCTGCGACGCGGGCGAGCTATCAGGCTGCGACAGCTTAGCCTCGTTACACCAAAACAGCGGCGAACACGCCAAAGCCGCCGCAATTTTTGAGAGAGCCTGCGAAAAAGGATTTGGTTTAAGTTGCTATAATCTAGCTCAAATTTACGAAGCAGGCATCGGCGTCGCGCTGGATGAAAGCAAAGCGTTAGAGCTCTACGTAAAAGCCTGCGAGCGCGGATACGCGGTAGTTTGCTACTATCTAGGCGGCATGTACGCGGACGGTGCAATGGGCAAAAACGACGAAGCCACGAAAAACTCGAAAAACGCGCTCAAATTTTACTCGCTTGCCTGCGAGGGTAAAATTTACGAAGCGTGTGAGGCTTTGGGCAGGCTTTACGAGGACGGCGAGGCTGGTTTTGCGCAGGATATCAAGGTCGCCAGATCCTACTACGACAAGGCCTGCACCGCAAATGCCTACAAATGCGGCGGCAGCGAGCGTCTGGACGAGCTATACGGCGGCTGGGCGCAGTATCAAAGCGGGCAGTTTGAGGCAGCCTACGAGCTCAGCAAAGAGGCGTGCAGCAGGGGCGTAGCAAACGGTTGCGCGGCGCTAGGGGAGCTCTACGCAAAGGGGCTTGGCGGAGTACGGCAAGATAGCGAGCTGGCGGTTAAATTTCACGAGAAGGCCTGCGAAGGCGGCTTTGGAGCTTCTTGCGCCGAGCTTGGCGAGATGCTATCTCTAGGACGCGGCACAAAAAAGGACGTTCCGCGCGCGCTAGAGCTTTTTGAAAAAGCCTGCCTACTTTGGCGACTAGATGCTTGCGAGAGCCTAGCGGACGCGTATTTTGAGGGCGTAGATGTGCCGCAAGATATCCCAAAAGCCTTTAACTTTTACGGGATCGCCTGCTACAACGGGCTAAAACCGGCCTGTACGAATCTAGGCGCGATCTACGAAAAAGGCATAGGCGAAGTGGTAAAAGCCGACGCCAATGAGGCTGCGAGCCTTTTTGGCGAGGCTTGTGAAGCCGGAGATGCGCGCGGGTGCCTAAATCTAGCGCGCCGCCTTGAAAACAGCGACAAAAAACAAGCCGCCGTGCTACGCCAAAAGGCGCAAAAGCTGCACGAAAAAGAGTGCAAGGCGGGGCTAGTTAAAAAGTGCATGGAGTTTAAAAAATCAACTAACAAAGGAGAAAAACATGAGTTTTAA
- a CDS encoding class 1 fructose-bisphosphatase, with amino-acid sequence MNEIFETIKKIAVKIGEEIKYADLGYTDHANATGDTQLKLDVRSDDIITAEFANLACVKALVSEEKEDMLALNENAKFIVAYDPLDGSSLVDVNFSIGSIFGIYENELTPQNLKAAAYVVYGPRLELVICEEGTAPALYRLGRDGEFKFIKNLALAQKGKLNATGATQKGWSETHAKFIRELFLQGYRLRYSGAMVSDLHQILLKGGGLFSYPATSDAPKGKLRALFEVLPFAFIYERAGGATSDGYSATLFDMKVEKIHQTTPCFFGSKDEINLLHKFYGNAK; translated from the coding sequence ATGAACGAAATTTTCGAAACGATTAAAAAAATCGCCGTAAAAATCGGCGAAGAGATAAAATATGCCGACCTAGGCTACACTGATCACGCCAACGCCACGGGCGACACGCAGCTAAAACTAGACGTGAGAAGCGACGATATCATCACGGCCGAGTTTGCAAATTTAGCCTGCGTAAAAGCGCTCGTTAGCGAAGAAAAAGAGGATATGCTGGCGCTAAACGAGAACGCGAAATTTATCGTTGCCTACGATCCGCTAGACGGCTCTAGCCTAGTGGATGTAAATTTTTCTATCGGCTCGATTTTTGGCATTTACGAAAACGAGCTAACTCCGCAAAATCTAAAAGCCGCCGCCTACGTCGTTTACGGCCCGCGCCTAGAGCTCGTGATTTGTGAGGAGGGGACGGCTCCCGCGCTTTACCGCCTGGGCAGGGACGGCGAGTTTAAATTTATCAAAAATCTAGCGCTCGCGCAAAAAGGCAAGCTAAATGCTACGGGCGCGACGCAAAAGGGCTGGAGCGAAACTCACGCTAAATTTATCCGCGAGCTGTTTTTACAGGGATATCGCCTCAGATACTCAGGCGCCATGGTGAGCGACCTGCATCAAATTTTACTAAAAGGCGGCGGGCTGTTTAGTTATCCTGCCACGAGCGACGCGCCAAAGGGCAAGCTAAGAGCGCTATTTGAGGTGCTGCCGTTTGCCTTCATCTACGAGCGCGCAGGCGGTGCTACTAGCGACGGATACTCGGCGACGCTTTTTGATATGAAGGTAGAAAAAATCCACCAAACCACGCCTTGCTTTTTCGGCTCCAAAGACGAGATAAATTTACTGCATAAATTTTATGGAAACGCGAAATGA
- the mobB gene encoding molybdopterin-guanine dinucleotide biosynthesis protein B, which yields MKKAAMAFSGPSNSGKTTLILKVAKKFIDDGLKVVIIKHDPGDKARFDVEGKDSYKFSQIGAEVAVMSPTRTTFFSQESKSVDDVVAMAGEFDLLLVEGLKTLPLPRISVFKDEINEDYLSFSNAIASYKRDYVIDKPNFDLDDTQAICEWILKNAKVLK from the coding sequence ATGAAAAAAGCGGCGATGGCGTTTTCGGGACCTTCAAATAGCGGCAAAACTACGCTTATTTTAAAGGTTGCTAAAAAATTTATCGATGATGGGCTAAAAGTCGTGATCATCAAACACGATCCGGGTGACAAGGCGAGGTTTGACGTCGAGGGCAAGGATAGCTACAAATTTAGCCAAATAGGCGCCGAGGTCGCAGTCATGAGCCCGACGCGCACGACTTTTTTCTCGCAGGAGAGCAAGAGCGTGGACGACGTCGTAGCTATGGCTGGCGAGTTTGATTTGCTATTAGTCGAGGGGCTAAAAACCCTGCCGCTGCCGCGCATTAGCGTGTTTAAGGATGAGATAAACGAGGATTATCTTAGCTTTTCAAACGCGATCGCAAGCTACAAAAGAGACTACGTCATAGATAAGCCAAACTTCGACCTAGACGATACGCAGGCCATCTGCGAGTGGATACTAAAAAATGCAAAGGTATTAAAATGA
- a CDS encoding metallophosphoesterase gives MHKRALGLFFLTLAMGGVALAFSLRFNFLGPSLRIACSLMLALTFIIFSFVLFTNVVALAVRPVTKHAFSESRRKFLRLYLDVTILILAFSYFFRGIFNAVKLPEVKAQDIELKGLNGELKIAVLTDIHLGDFLGADFARAVTRRVNELDADAVAIVGDIADLPPHRLAEFIAPFNELKSKYGTFYVPGNHEYYNGIDGTLKAIRETTNFKILGNENVQVGGVNLAGVYDIIGFRFKAYEPDLVAALGGRDVNLPTVLLAHQPKFLKYMDESAPVDLVVSGHTHGGQIFPFSLLVKLDQKYVAGLYSANKNTQIYVSRGAGFWGPPVRVMAPSEISLLRLKGEV, from the coding sequence GTGCATAAAAGGGCGCTTGGGCTGTTTTTCCTGACGCTTGCCATGGGCGGCGTCGCGCTGGCTTTTTCGCTACGGTTTAACTTTTTGGGGCCGAGCCTTCGTATCGCCTGTTCGCTGATGCTGGCGTTGACGTTTATTATCTTTTCATTCGTGCTGTTTACGAACGTCGTCGCGCTCGCGGTTCGTCCCGTAACCAAGCACGCGTTTAGCGAGAGCAGGCGTAAATTTTTGCGTCTTTACCTCGACGTCACGATACTTATTTTGGCGTTTAGCTACTTTTTTAGAGGCATCTTTAATGCCGTAAAATTACCCGAAGTAAAAGCGCAGGATATCGAGCTAAAGGGGCTAAATGGCGAGCTAAAGATAGCGGTTTTAACTGATATCCATCTAGGCGATTTTTTAGGAGCGGACTTTGCGCGGGCGGTAACTAGGCGCGTAAACGAGCTTGATGCCGATGCGGTCGCGATCGTGGGCGATATCGCGGATCTCCCGCCGCACCGTTTGGCCGAGTTTATCGCGCCATTTAATGAGCTAAAGAGCAAATACGGCACATTTTACGTGCCGGGCAATCACGAGTACTATAACGGTATCGACGGCACGTTAAAAGCGATCCGCGAGACGACGAATTTTAAAATTTTAGGCAATGAAAACGTGCAAGTCGGCGGGGTAAATTTAGCCGGCGTTTATGATATCATCGGTTTTAGATTTAAAGCGTACGAGCCAGATCTAGTTGCGGCTCTAGGCGGTCGCGACGTAAATTTGCCCACCGTTTTGCTCGCGCATCAGCCTAAGTTTTTAAAATACATGGATGAAAGCGCGCCCGTGGATCTGGTGGTGAGCGGACACACGCACGGCGGACAGATTTTCCCGTTTTCGTTGCTGGTAAAGCTCGATCAAAAATACGTTGCCGGGCTATATAGCGCGAACAAAAATACGCAAATTTATGTTAGCCGCGGTGCTGGATTTTGGGGGCCGCCGGTGCGCGTGATGGCGCCTAGCGAGATTTCGTTATTAAGACTAAAAGGAGAGGTATGA
- the ybeY gene encoding rRNA maturation RNase YbeY, with protein sequence MILCEDDYPRILDQICDYLTAGEVELSFVDAEEMKEINVRQRGIYETTDVLSFPLEMHLHAPLGCIVINTELVAAKAAELGHSEDDETALLFTHGLLHVLGFDHESDAGEMRAKECEVIEKFSLPKSLIVRTQDTGEE encoded by the coding sequence ATGATACTTTGCGAGGACGATTATCCGAGGATTTTGGATCAAATTTGCGACTATTTGACCGCTGGCGAGGTGGAGCTAAGCTTCGTGGACGCCGAGGAGATGAAGGAGATAAACGTCCGCCAGCGCGGCATCTACGAGACTACGGACGTACTGAGCTTCCCGCTTGAGATGCATCTGCACGCGCCGCTTGGCTGTATCGTGATAAACACCGAGCTAGTCGCTGCTAAAGCCGCTGAGCTAGGCCACAGCGAGGATGACGAGACGGCGCTGCTTTTCACGCACGGACTGCTTCACGTACTAGGCTTTGATCACGAGAGCGACGCGGGCGAGATGAGGGCAAAGGAGTGCGAGGTGATCGAGAAATTTAGCCTACCAAAGAGCCTCATCGTGCGAACACAGGATACTGGCGAAGAATAA